The Calditrichota bacterium genome includes the window TTACGCGCAATCCCGCCACACTTCATTTTTTATCAAATCTTTATTCCAAATGTGTTTTAAATTTTCGCATACTCACAAAAGTTAAAAAGAGCGACAATCCTACCAGAAATAAAGTCTGATTGTATAACTCTTTTATTCCAACGCCTTTTAACATTATGCCACGAATAATTTCAAGAAAGTGCGTGGCAGGAATAATTTTTGCAACCCATTGAAGTATCTCCGGCATGCTGGCAATTGGAAAAATAAAACCACTTATCATTACTGTTGGTAAAATTGTTGCAACCAAAGTTACCATCATGGCGATTTGCTGTGTACGGGCAATCGTGGAAACCAGCAGGCCAATACTCAAACCTGTAAAAATATAGAGCAGCAACATAATATTTAATAAAAGCAGTGATCCATTAATTGGTACATCAAACCAGAAGTAACCAAAAATCAAAATCATGACGCCCATTAAATAACTAATTACAAGGTACGGGATAACTTTTCCTATAATAATTTGAAGCGGCTTTACAGGACTTACAAGAATTTGCTCTAACGTCCCGCTTTCTTTTTCACGCACAATAGCAATACTGGTTAGCAAAGCACAAATAAGCAGAAGAATTAATGCAATCAATCCCGGCACAAAAAAATAAACAGATTTTAAATCCGGGTTGTATAATAATCTTGGCTCTACGCTAAATGGAAAAATAAGAGAAGCGTTTTGGGCAAGATTATATTTTGCCGCGATTACGTTTAAATAGTTATTGATAAAATTTGCCGCATTTGGATCACTGGCATCAATTAGTAATTGTACTTTTGTATGAGGATTGGAATTAAGATCATCGGCAAAATTTTGAGGAAAAATAATAATAGCCCGCGCCTGGCGTTTTTGAAAAACACTTTCCAATTTCTCGTAAGGTACATCTACGGCAGTAACTTTAAAAAAGTCATTTGATACAATTTTTTCGATAAAGGAGCGGCTTTTTTGAGAATGTGACAAATTAATAATTGCTGTTTCGATCTGACGCATTTCCATGGTGATGGCGTAGCCGTATAAAAAGAGCATCAACACCGGCATCAGGAAAAGTATTATCAGCGTTTGCCTGTCACGCAGGATATGATAGAACTCTTTTTTAATTATTCCGCGCAGCGTTTTGCTAAACATTGTGCCTCGCCACTTTTAAAAAAACCTGATCCAAATTTTCTGCCTTGTATTCGCTTTTAAGCTGTTCCGGTTCTCCAATAGCCGCAATAATACCATCCTTCATTATACTCAATCGATTGCAATATTCCGCCTCGTCCATAAAATGGGTTGTAACAAAAACTGTTTTTCCCTGCCCTGTCAACTCATAAATCAACATCCAAAAATTTCGCCGGGAAACCGGATCCACACCGCTGGTGGGTTCATCTAAAAAAACAATATCAGGGTCATGCAACAAAGCTGTACTCAGGGCCAACCTTTGCTTCCAACCAACAGGAATAGATGAAGTCAGCTTATTGGCATGTTCATCCAATTTTAAATAGTCCAGCAATTCCTCAGTACGTTTCTTTATTTGTGCGCGGGAAAGCCCGTAAATACCGCCGTAAAATTCAACATTTTCTTTTATGGTCAAATCATCATATAAACTAAACTTCTGGCTCATATATCCAATATTCAGTTTAATTTGCTCAAACTCTTTATAGATATCAAAACCACTTACTAATGCACTTCCGCTACTTGGTGATAATAATCCGCAAAGCATCCGGATTGTTGTTGTTTTACCGGCTCCGTTTGCACCCAAAAAGCCAAATATCTCGCCCTTTTCCACTTTAAATGAAATATTATCAACCGCTGTAAATTGACCAAATGTCCGGGTCAGGTTTTCAACCTCAACAATATATTTTGAGTTATTCATGAGAGCCGCCCGTTGTCTGCATTAAATCCAGAAAAATATTTTCTAACCCCGGTTGCGATTTTTGAATATTTTTTACACCGGCCACATTTTGAAGTATTTGTTTTTTTAACTTTTCTTCACCTGCATTGGCTCTGTCAATTATATGAATACCATTTGAAAATAGCTGAAGGTTTTGTTCATCAAAGTTTTTTAAAAGTTCATTGTACAATTTGTGTGGCGATTCTGATTCGATGACAAACAAATTATGTTGGAAATTATCGATGATATTTTGGGGACGGTCATTCACCATAATTTTGCCATCATAAATCATGGCTGTTCTATTGCAGCGGAGAGCTTCATCCATGTATGGTGTACTAACAATTAATGTAGCACCATTTTCACGCAGCTTGTACAAAATCTCCCAAAACTCAATCCTGGAAATTGGATCGACCCCAAAAGTCGGTTCATCCAAAACCATAATTTCGGGTTCATGGATCAACATGCAGGAGAGAGCCAATTTTTGTTTCATACCGCCGGAT containing:
- a CDS encoding ABC transporter ATP-binding protein, with translation MDPLVIKSVSKQYGAIEALSDVSFSVKKGEIFGLIGPDGAGKTTLLRMIVSLLNPDRGEVLFQGRQTTKDIAYIRSNAGYMPQRFSLYQDLTVEENLKFFGDLFRVPEETQLERIANLYEFSRLGPFKDRPAGNLSGGMKQKLALSCMLIHEPEIMVLDEPTFGVDPISRIEFWEILYKLRENGATLIVSTPYMDEALRCNRTAMIYDGKIMVNDRPQNIIDNFQHNLFVIESESPHKLYNELLKNFDEQNLQLFSNGIHIIDRANAGEEKLKKQILQNVAGVKNIQKSQPGLENIFLDLMQTTGGSHE
- a CDS encoding ABC transporter ATP-binding protein, giving the protein MNNSKYIVEVENLTRTFGQFTAVDNISFKVEKGEIFGFLGANGAGKTTTIRMLCGLLSPSSGSALVSGFDIYKEFEQIKLNIGYMSQKFSLYDDLTIKENVEFYGGIYGLSRAQIKKRTEELLDYLKLDEHANKLTSSIPVGWKQRLALSTALLHDPDIVFLDEPTSGVDPVSRRNFWMLIYELTGQGKTVFVTTHFMDEAEYCNRLSIMKDGIIAAIGEPEQLKSEYKAENLDQVFLKVARHNV
- a CDS encoding ABC transporter permease, with amino-acid sequence MFSKTLRGIIKKEFYHILRDRQTLIILFLMPVLMLFLYGYAITMEMRQIETAIINLSHSQKSRSFIEKIVSNDFFKVTAVDVPYEKLESVFQKRQARAIIIFPQNFADDLNSNPHTKVQLLIDASDPNAANFINNYLNVIAAKYNLAQNASLIFPFSVEPRLLYNPDLKSVYFFVPGLIALILLLICALLTSIAIVREKESGTLEQILVSPVKPLQIIIGKVIPYLVISYLMGVMILIFGYFWFDVPINGSLLLLNIMLLLYIFTGLSIGLLVSTIARTQQIAMMVTLVATILPTVMISGFIFPIASMPEILQWVAKIIPATHFLEIIRGIMLKGVGIKELYNQTLFLVGLSLFLTFVSMRKFKTHLE